The Persephonella atlantica genome includes a window with the following:
- the purM gene encoding phosphoribosylformylglycinamidine cyclo-ligase → MLSYKDAGVDIEKADRFVQQIKGFVKDTFNKNVITPIGGFAGAYLLELAKFKQPVITSSTDGVGTKLKIAQILDKHDTIGIDLVAMCVNDLVTTTSKPLFFLDYFATGKLKPEVAVSVVKGIAEGCKQSECALIGGETAEMPGMYREGEYDLAGFAVGVVEKEKMVDGSKTAEGDVLIGIASSGVHSNGYSLVRKIVETRGYSYTRHIEEFGKTLGEELLSPTKIYVKTVLTIADNVDVHAVAHITGGGIPGNLIRVINKGLKAVIQKSSWELPPVFRWIQKEGNVPEEEMFRTFNMGIGMIIAVSECDVEKTLNIIKETGEKAYVIGKLQKGERSVEIV, encoded by the coding sequence ATGCTCAGTTACAAAGATGCAGGCGTAGATATTGAGAAAGCTGACAGGTTTGTTCAGCAGATTAAAGGTTTTGTTAAGGACACATTTAACAAAAATGTTATCACTCCTATCGGTGGTTTTGCAGGGGCTTACCTTCTTGAGTTAGCAAAGTTTAAACAACCGGTAATAACTTCCTCCACTGACGGTGTAGGAACAAAACTTAAGATTGCCCAGATATTAGATAAACACGACACAATCGGCATTGACCTTGTGGCAATGTGTGTAAATGACCTTGTAACAACCACTTCAAAGCCTCTATTTTTTCTTGATTACTTTGCAACAGGAAAGCTAAAGCCAGAAGTTGCTGTAAGTGTTGTGAAGGGAATAGCTGAAGGGTGTAAACAGTCTGAATGTGCACTGATTGGTGGAGAAACAGCAGAAATGCCCGGAATGTATAGGGAAGGAGAGTACGACCTTGCAGGGTTTGCTGTTGGTGTTGTGGAAAAAGAAAAGATGGTTGACGGCTCAAAAACAGCAGAAGGAGATGTTCTGATTGGTATTGCCTCCTCAGGCGTCCACAGCAATGGATATTCACTGGTAAGAAAAATAGTTGAGACCAGAGGTTATTCTTATACTCGGCATATAGAAGAGTTTGGAAAAACATTAGGGGAAGAACTTCTCTCCCCTACAAAAATTTATGTAAAAACTGTGCTTACCATTGCCGATAATGTGGATGTACATGCAGTAGCTCATATAACGGGAGGTGGCATTCCCGGTAATCTAATAAGGGTAATAAATAAAGGTCTCAAAGCTGTTATACAAAAAAGCAGCTGGGAACTGCCTCCGGTTTTTAGATGGATACAGAAAGAAGGAAATGTCCCTGAAGAAGAGATGTTCAGAACCTTTAACATGGGTATAGGCATGATTATAGCTGTTTCTGAGTGTGATGTAGAAAAAACATTAAACATCATAAAAGAGACCGGCGAAAAAGCTTATGTGATTGGAAAACTGCAGAAAGGCGAAAGGTCTGTTGAGATTGTGTAA
- a CDS encoding L,D-transpeptidase family protein, translating into MIKVLLFFLIFFLKAYSEEYLYGNILQLPPYLYAVVVSKSYQKMLVIKMEDGYPVVADQFIAVTGLKFGDKRKQGDMRTPSGVYLAVEFKPDKMLPSYYGAGAFVLNYPNALDKYIIKRDGDGIWIHGSQKRNPLFFSSKGCVILNNSSFNALYHYIKLKKTPVVIQERFVKLPLNEFVSLKNRINSFVNRYLQALLDVYTGDTAPLLGLYSSNFSSKEGTVYDIVKSYKRLFFSYGDTPFVHAVSRTIVYDKRDNGREYFTVYLNLGFLSGDEIKTVKKVLYITAENKKLKIISEENF; encoded by the coding sequence ATGATTAAGGTTTTATTATTTTTCCTGATTTTTTTTCTTAAGGCTTATTCAGAGGAGTATCTTTACGGCAACATTCTTCAGCTTCCCCCATACCTTTATGCTGTTGTTGTGAGTAAATCTTATCAAAAGATGCTTGTTATCAAGATGGAGGATGGTTATCCTGTTGTTGCTGACCAGTTTATCGCTGTCACAGGTCTAAAGTTTGGGGATAAGAGAAAACAGGGAGACATGAGAACCCCTTCAGGGGTTTATCTTGCTGTTGAGTTTAAACCGGATAAAATGCTACCTTCTTATTATGGAGCAGGGGCATTTGTTCTGAACTATCCTAATGCCCTTGATAAATACATAATAAAAAGAGACGGAGACGGTATATGGATACATGGTTCCCAAAAACGAAACCCCCTGTTTTTTAGCTCAAAAGGATGTGTGATTTTGAATAACAGTAGTTTTAATGCCCTCTATCACTACATAAAACTGAAAAAAACACCAGTTGTAATTCAGGAGAGATTTGTTAAACTTCCTTTAAATGAGTTTGTTTCCTTAAAAAATAGAATAAACAGTTTTGTTAACAGGTACCTGCAGGCTCTGTTAGATGTATACACAGGAGATACAGCCCCTTTACTGGGTCTGTATTCTTCCAATTTTAGCTCAAAGGAAGGAACTGTTTACGACATTGTAAAATCATATAAAAGACTGTTTTTCTCTTACGGGGATACTCCATTTGTCCACGCTGTCAGCAGAACAATTGTTTACGACAAAAGGGACAACGGTAGAGAGTACTTTACTGTTTACCTTAATCTTGGATTTCTTTCAGGAGATGAAATAAAGACAGTAAAAAAGGTATTATATATAACCGCTGAAAATAAAAAGCTAAAAATAATTTCTGAAGAAAACTTTTAG
- a CDS encoding phosphatidylglycerophosphatase A family protein, which translates to MENPEKNLENSSQDSFKLMIAYFLSTGFFAGKSPIAPGTVGTLVGLIPILIYWTKGGQYQLLNQISITVAVFLIGIWASTVVVESYKEKDPDYVVIDEIAGYMVAMIGFTPTWQHLLLAFVVFRFFDIVKPPPVRFFEKLPSGFGVMADDVVAGIYTWIVMFIAVKYFGL; encoded by the coding sequence TTGGAAAATCCTGAAAAAAATTTAGAAAACTCCTCACAGGACAGTTTCAAGCTTATGATTGCATACTTTCTGTCAACAGGTTTTTTTGCAGGAAAGTCTCCTATTGCTCCGGGAACAGTGGGAACCCTTGTTGGATTAATCCCTATTTTGATTTACTGGACAAAGGGAGGTCAGTATCAGCTACTGAACCAGATATCCATAACTGTTGCAGTTTTTCTGATAGGTATATGGGCTTCCACCGTTGTTGTGGAAAGCTACAAAGAGAAAGACCCTGATTATGTGGTGATTGACGAGATTGCCGGTTATATGGTTGCTATGATAGGTTTCACTCCCACGTGGCAGCATCTTCTTCTTGCTTTTGTTGTTTTCAGATTTTTTGATATTGTAAAGCCTCCACCAGTCAGATTTTTTGAGAAATTACCATCAGGTTTTGGGGTTATGGCAGATGATGTGGTAGCTGGTATATACACGTGGATTGTTATGTTTATTGCTGTTAAATACTTTGGATTATGA
- a CDS encoding NADH-quinone oxidoreductase subunit D: MSWITLDKIKKLQEQFDFVQINESDKGFHSVEVPKENFKQFVQFLKEDPDYRFKMFIDWTIVDHGQKADPRFQGVLILFSPEYKERIIVKTWATEETLPTLTDIWAGAKWAEREAWDMFGIKFEGHQNLVRMFMWETYPYHPLRKDFPLKGYEEVELPSLNEKERMDQLEGLQNYSRMHTALPTLEDLEITQKKRMPNKKSQVVLNWGPLHPGTHGTIWFLFDMEGEYVQECDIIIGQLHRGVEKLAENLNVQQIIPYTDRMDYIASMNENHSVCVAAEKLLGIHEKIPEKAKYIRTMLAELSRINSHLLWLGTYALDLGALTMFLYTFREREKIMDIFEGITGARFTINYFRVGGVYADLPYGALDAIEHFIKDFPTRLNDYETLLTRNRIWLRRNIDVGIITEEDVYSYGLTGAVARASGVPYDLRIIDKYDAYGEVEFDVPVGEKGDSYDRYLVRIEEMKQSARIVQQCIEKLRKMSKNDPFFFEPEDKKMKITIDGRGTKLFKGEVYAGADNPRGELGVYIFMPKDGIKPHRFRLRSGAFYNLQIFPKLMVGRPIADAITILSTIDPVVGETDR, encoded by the coding sequence ATGTCCTGGATAACTCTGGATAAAATAAAAAAACTGCAGGAACAGTTTGATTTTGTTCAGATTAACGAAAGTGATAAAGGTTTCCACTCTGTTGAAGTTCCAAAAGAGAACTTTAAACAGTTCGTTCAGTTCCTGAAAGAAGACCCAGATTACAGATTTAAGATGTTTATAGACTGGACTATAGTAGACCACGGACAGAAAGCCGACCCGAGATTTCAGGGGGTATTAATTCTTTTTTCTCCAGAGTACAAAGAGAGAATCATAGTAAAAACATGGGCAACAGAAGAAACACTTCCCACACTCACAGACATATGGGCTGGTGCTAAATGGGCAGAAAGAGAAGCATGGGACATGTTTGGTATAAAGTTTGAGGGGCATCAGAATCTGGTTCGTATGTTTATGTGGGAGACGTATCCCTACCATCCATTGAGAAAAGACTTTCCACTAAAAGGATATGAAGAGGTTGAGCTGCCTTCCCTTAACGAAAAAGAGAGAATGGATCAGTTAGAAGGTCTTCAAAACTACTCAAGGATGCATACAGCCCTTCCAACATTAGAGGATTTAGAGATAACCCAGAAAAAGAGAATGCCTAATAAAAAATCACAGGTTGTCCTAAACTGGGGACCCCTCCATCCAGGAACTCACGGAACCATATGGTTTTTATTTGATATGGAAGGTGAGTACGTTCAGGAATGTGACATCATCATCGGACAGCTCCACAGGGGAGTAGAAAAGCTCGCAGAAAACCTTAATGTTCAGCAGATAATACCTTACACAGACAGGATGGATTACATAGCATCAATGAACGAAAACCATTCTGTATGTGTTGCAGCAGAAAAACTTTTAGGAATACATGAAAAGATTCCAGAGAAGGCAAAATACATCAGGACAATGCTTGCAGAGCTTTCAAGGATAAACTCACACCTACTGTGGCTGGGAACTTATGCCCTTGACCTTGGAGCTTTAACCATGTTCCTGTATACCTTCAGAGAAAGGGAAAAGATAATGGACATATTTGAAGGTATAACAGGGGCAAGATTTACCATAAACTACTTCAGGGTAGGAGGAGTTTACGCAGACCTTCCTTACGGTGCATTAGATGCAATAGAGCATTTCATAAAGGATTTTCCAACAAGACTGAACGATTACGAAACATTGCTGACGAGAAACAGAATATGGCTCAGAAGAAATATAGACGTTGGAATAATAACAGAAGAAGACGTTTACAGCTATGGTCTTACAGGAGCTGTTGCAAGGGCATCAGGTGTACCATACGACCTGAGGATTATAGACAAGTATGATGCTTACGGTGAAGTGGAGTTTGACGTTCCTGTTGGTGAAAAGGGAGATTCTTATGACAGATATTTAGTCAGAATAGAAGAAATGAAACAGTCAGCAAGGATAGTACAGCAGTGTATAGAAAAATTGAGAAAAATGTCCAAAAACGACCCATTTTTCTTTGAACCTGAAGACAAAAAGATGAAGATTACAATAGACGGAAGAGGAACAAAGCTGTTCAAAGGTGAGGTTTATGCAGGAGCTGACAATCCACGGGGAGAGCTCGGTGTTTACATATTTATGCCAAAAGATGGAATAAAACCCCACAGATTCAGACTCAGGTCTGGAGCCTTTTATAACCTCCAGATATTTCCAAAACTGATGGTCGGCAGACCAATAGCAGATGCCATAACAATTCTGTCAACAATTGACCCTGTTGTTGGGGAAACAGACAGATAG
- a CDS encoding NuoI/complex I 23 kDa subunit family protein, whose translation MGIKKVGLNRNVQPQTLTEKIFFLDFMKGLKTTIKHLFRKVITVDFPFELVEPAPRFRGVHGLRNVDGTEKEDFDAWVKKLKIKPPEMGETRCIACKFCQAACPVPEIFIIKAEKLDVPEDHPHHGLKVLSQFDMDLSKCMFCGLCTLACPTVCIIHTDVYDLSSYTRRGWVLNKETLSKIADDFIARRGKEKYDEKSHWPDWQKIWDEADTARAKAWDNNPPKLGPNYADQQ comes from the coding sequence ATGGGAATAAAAAAGGTTGGATTAAATAGAAATGTTCAGCCCCAGACACTGACAGAAAAGATATTTTTCTTAGACTTTATGAAAGGGCTGAAAACAACAATAAAACATCTGTTCAGAAAAGTTATAACTGTTGACTTTCCATTTGAACTTGTGGAGCCTGCACCAAGATTCAGAGGCGTCCACGGTCTGAGGAATGTTGACGGAACAGAAAAGGAAGATTTTGACGCGTGGGTTAAAAAGCTGAAGATAAAACCTCCTGAGATGGGAGAAACAAGATGTATAGCCTGTAAGTTCTGTCAGGCAGCATGTCCAGTCCCTGAGATATTCATAATAAAAGCGGAAAAGTTAGACGTTCCTGAAGACCATCCCCACCATGGACTGAAAGTCCTTTCTCAGTTTGATATGGATTTATCAAAATGCATGTTCTGTGGACTGTGCACACTTGCCTGCCCAACAGTATGTATAATCCATACAGATGTTTATGACCTGTCTTCCTATACAAGAAGAGGATGGGTTCTCAACAAAGAAACCCTGTCAAAAATAGCTGATGACTTTATTGCAAGAAGAGGCAAAGAAAAGTATGACGAAAAGTCCCACTGGCCAGACTGGCAGAAGATATGGGATGAGGCAGATACAGCAAGGGCGAAAGCATGGGACAACAATCCTCCAAAGTTAGGTCCTAACTACGCAGACCAGCAGTGA
- a CDS encoding class I SAM-dependent methyltransferase yields the protein MKLTGKQQLISIIKDRIKKEGSLSFRDFMDMALYYPELGYYTSPEEKIGGFGDFYTASELDRAYGELLAEQFVEIYQKVEGKNFQIVEIGAGKGYLAYDILNFLKNKYPEIFKNSQYIIIEKSPYHIKTQKDILKEFPNVRWVQDIIDFEDESITGVIFSNELFDAFPVHLIRKINGKIYEVYISLDEEDNVQEILKEPSEDIIRYLKELSINIPEGMQTEINLDAVDYIQKIGRKLRKGYVITVDYGYPSAELYKPYRMRGTLLCYYRHQYSENFYQNVGMQDITSHVNFSALKYYGMIAGLDFTGFTDQAHFLTNLGLMDIMAELQEKNDIQSYERLNRLKTLVLPKGMGEKFKVLVQHKNIKNPQIKGLEMLPYMSDRYRL from the coding sequence TTGAAGCTAACAGGTAAACAGCAGCTTATCTCAATAATAAAAGACCGTATTAAAAAAGAAGGAAGTCTGTCATTTAGAGACTTTATGGATATGGCTCTGTACTATCCAGAACTTGGCTACTATACCTCTCCAGAAGAAAAAATAGGTGGCTTTGGAGACTTTTACACAGCCTCTGAGCTTGATAGGGCATATGGTGAACTTCTGGCAGAGCAGTTTGTTGAGATTTACCAGAAAGTAGAAGGAAAAAATTTTCAGATTGTTGAGATAGGAGCAGGTAAAGGGTATCTTGCTTACGACATTCTAAATTTTCTAAAAAATAAATATCCTGAAATATTTAAAAACAGCCAGTACATAATTATAGAAAAATCACCATACCACATAAAAACACAGAAAGATATTCTAAAAGAGTTTCCTAACGTTAGATGGGTTCAGGACATTATAGACTTTGAAGATGAGAGTATCACAGGGGTAATATTTTCAAACGAACTGTTTGACGCATTTCCTGTTCATCTGATAAGAAAAATAAATGGAAAGATTTATGAGGTTTATATCTCTTTAGATGAAGAAGATAATGTTCAGGAGATACTGAAAGAACCTTCTGAGGATATTATCAGATACTTAAAAGAGCTGAGCATCAACATTCCTGAAGGAATGCAGACAGAAATCAACCTTGACGCTGTAGATTACATACAGAAAATAGGAAGAAAACTGAGAAAAGGTTACGTTATCACAGTAGATTACGGTTATCCATCTGCTGAGCTTTATAAACCTTACAGAATGAGGGGAACTCTCCTGTGTTATTACAGACATCAGTATTCAGAAAACTTTTACCAGAATGTGGGTATGCAGGACATCACCTCTCACGTTAACTTTTCAGCTCTAAAGTATTACGGAATGATAGCAGGCTTAGATTTTACAGGATTTACAGACCAGGCACACTTTTTAACAAATTTAGGACTGATGGATATAATGGCAGAGTTACAGGAGAAAAACGATATTCAGTCTTACGAGAGATTAAACAGACTCAAAACACTTGTCCTACCTAAAGGAATGGGAGAAAAATTTAAGGTTTTGGTTCAGCACAAAAACATAAAAAATCCCCAGATAAAAGGTCTTGAGATGTTACCATATATGAGTGATAGATACAGACTGTAA
- the prfB gene encoding peptide chain release factor 2, whose protein sequence is MIVELKEKLNQLSNRFENIKEILKPEELESQLKKLDEEMGKPDFWNDQKKAQETASRRNSIANKLEEIKGVENRLKDIDEYLQLLEIEYDEETEKVINEELNQLEKEINRLETASLLSGEYDFKDAILTLQAGSGGVEACDWTEMLLRMYLRWAEKNGFQIEMVDYQPDDVAGIKSATVIVKGPYAYGYLKGEQGVHRLVRISPFDANKRRHTSFAAVSVIPEIGEEVKVEIKEEDLRIDTFRASGAGGQHVNTTDSAVRIVHIPTGITVSCQSERSQIQNRAKAMQMLKAKLYQYELQKQKEKQKELEGEKKDISWGSQIRSYVFHPYQMVKDLRTGHETGNIEAVMDGEIDGFIESYLKWNASEKQQN, encoded by the coding sequence ATGATTGTAGAACTGAAAGAAAAATTAAACCAGCTTTCAAATAGGTTTGAAAACATAAAAGAGATTTTAAAACCTGAAGAGTTAGAATCACAGCTGAAAAAGTTAGACGAAGAGATGGGAAAACCTGATTTCTGGAACGACCAGAAAAAGGCACAGGAGACAGCAAGCAGGAGGAACAGTATCGCAAACAAGTTAGAAGAGATAAAAGGAGTAGAGAACAGACTGAAAGACATAGATGAGTACTTGCAGCTCCTTGAGATAGAATATGACGAAGAAACAGAAAAGGTTATAAATGAAGAGTTAAACCAGTTAGAAAAGGAGATAAACAGATTAGAAACGGCAAGTCTGCTGTCAGGAGAATACGACTTTAAAGATGCTATACTGACCCTTCAGGCAGGCTCTGGAGGAGTAGAAGCCTGCGACTGGACTGAGATGCTTCTGAGGATGTACCTCAGATGGGCGGAAAAAAATGGATTTCAGATTGAGATGGTAGATTATCAGCCAGATGATGTAGCAGGAATAAAAAGTGCAACAGTTATTGTGAAGGGTCCATATGCTTACGGATACCTGAAAGGTGAGCAGGGAGTCCACAGACTGGTCAGAATATCTCCATTTGATGCAAACAAAAGAAGACATACATCTTTTGCCGCTGTATCAGTCATACCAGAAATAGGAGAAGAGGTTAAGGTTGAGATAAAAGAAGAAGACCTGAGAATAGATACATTCAGAGCATCAGGAGCAGGGGGACAGCACGTTAACACAACAGATTCAGCTGTAAGAATTGTTCACATCCCAACAGGCATCACAGTATCCTGCCAGAGCGAAAGGTCTCAGATTCAGAACAGAGCAAAGGCGATGCAGATGCTGAAGGCAAAACTTTACCAGTATGAACTACAGAAACAGAAAGAGAAACAGAAAGAGCTCGAAGGTGAAAAGAAAGATATCTCATGGGGTAGCCAGATAAGGTCTTATGTGTTCCACCCTTACCAGATGGTAAAAGACCTGAGAACAGGACACGAAACAGGAAATATAGAAGCTGTTATGGACGGTGAGATTGACGGATTTATTGAAAGCTATCTGAAGTGGAACGCTTCAGAAAAACAGCAAAACTAA
- a CDS encoding M23 family metallopeptidase, whose protein sequence is MKDKFIITIHDVNGIKQYTLKQIVKRYILYFASFILFFIITSTAVIYFLTKEVSQLSAKKEKLQTQFIQMTKENIALKKSIEQKNSELKQITEKLKNIEEMIGIRPEEKDLSHRIKQLSLTTAQIYHMFKNIPNGSPLKKTVITSGFGYRKHPVNGQRDFHPGVDLRAKWGTPVYSTARGIVEYAGKKGNYGKLIIIQHNYGFKTLYGHLSKIKVKMGEFVEKGQLIGYSGNTGLINGPHLHYEVRYLQRPLNPVNFIKWKKLDYKKIFTKERHVKWESLIKAVTANLQTAPEQQLSVKAHLYQEN, encoded by the coding sequence ATGAAAGATAAATTCATCATAACCATTCATGATGTAAACGGTATTAAGCAGTATACACTGAAGCAGATAGTAAAGAGATACATCCTGTATTTTGCCAGCTTTATTTTATTTTTTATTATTACAAGCACAGCAGTTATATATTTCCTGACAAAAGAAGTATCACAGCTTTCAGCAAAAAAAGAAAAGTTGCAGACCCAGTTTATACAGATGACAAAGGAGAACATTGCTCTGAAAAAAAGTATTGAACAGAAAAACTCAGAGCTTAAACAGATAACAGAAAAACTGAAAAACATTGAGGAGATGATAGGAATAAGACCAGAAGAAAAAGATCTGTCTCACAGGATAAAACAGCTTTCCCTAACAACAGCCCAGATATACCACATGTTCAAAAACATCCCTAACGGCTCACCACTAAAAAAAACGGTGATAACAAGCGGATTTGGATACAGAAAACATCCTGTTAACGGCCAGAGGGACTTCCATCCAGGAGTTGACCTGAGGGCAAAGTGGGGAACGCCTGTATATTCAACAGCAAGAGGTATCGTTGAGTATGCAGGAAAGAAGGGAAATTACGGAAAGCTTATCATAATACAGCACAACTACGGATTTAAAACACTTTACGGACATCTGAGCAAAATAAAAGTAAAAATGGGAGAATTTGTTGAAAAGGGACAGCTTATTGGATACTCTGGAAATACGGGACTTATTAATGGACCCCATCTACATTACGAAGTCAGATACTTGCAAAGACCATTAAATCCTGTCAATTTTATAAAGTGGAAAAAGTTGGATTACAAAAAAATATTCACCAAAGAGAGGCATGTAAAATGGGAATCTTTAATAAAGGCAGTAACAGCAAACCTACAGACAGCTCCAGAACAACAATTATCAGTGAAGGCTCATTTATATCAGGAGAACTGA
- a CDS encoding bactofilin family protein has translation MGIFNKGSNSKPTDSSRTTIISEGSFISGELKFKGSVHIDGEVEGSIMCENVVTVGKNGKVRGKISAEKIIINGYVEGNADCNSVEILSGGKFTGEITYNEITIEPKGIFEGTVKLKTGKIKSIKEAKEENEATG, from the coding sequence ATGGGAATCTTTAATAAAGGCAGTAACAGCAAACCTACAGACAGCTCCAGAACAACAATTATCAGTGAAGGCTCATTTATATCAGGAGAACTGAAATTTAAAGGCTCTGTCCATATTGACGGTGAAGTGGAAGGAAGTATAATGTGTGAAAATGTTGTAACAGTAGGAAAAAATGGGAAAGTGAGAGGAAAGATATCTGCTGAAAAGATTATCATAAATGGATATGTAGAGGGAAATGCTGACTGCAACAGTGTGGAGATACTCTCTGGTGGAAAATTTACAGGGGAAATAACCTATAATGAAATAACCATAGAACCAAAAGGAATATTTGAAGGAACAGTAAAACTAAAAACAGGAAAAATAAAAAGCATAAAAGAGGCAAAGGAGGAAAATGAAGCAACTGGGTAA
- the queC gene encoding 7-cyano-7-deazaguanine synthase QueC, protein MKQLGNAIVLVSGGMDSATLLWLAKREFSKVYAISFDYGQKHKVELQFAKELVKEAEVNKHFIVEVPHLKGIEGSALTDKSIEVPSEEYPEGPPITTVPMRNLNFLAIAASFADVYQIENIGIGIHSVDSPYPDCRAEFASSAEAAINASSVMVAKKKNRIKVWTPFLGMTKTEVLKIGLELGVPYEKTYSCYRGTVPPCGECATCRQREEAFRSLGLEDPIKSRR, encoded by the coding sequence ATGAAGCAACTGGGTAATGCTATTGTCCTTGTTTCTGGAGGAATGGACAGTGCTACACTCCTGTGGCTTGCAAAAAGAGAGTTTTCAAAAGTTTACGCCATATCCTTTGACTACGGTCAGAAACACAAGGTAGAGCTCCAGTTTGCAAAGGAACTTGTGAAGGAAGCAGAGGTAAATAAACATTTCATCGTAGAAGTCCCCCATCTTAAAGGGATAGAAGGCTCAGCCCTTACAGACAAGAGTATAGAAGTGCCTTCAGAGGAATATCCTGAGGGACCTCCCATAACAACTGTTCCCATGAGAAATCTGAACTTTTTAGCTATAGCTGCATCATTTGCAGATGTTTACCAGATAGAAAACATTGGGATAGGCATACATTCTGTTGACAGTCCGTATCCTGACTGCAGAGCAGAGTTTGCCTCCTCTGCAGAAGCAGCAATAAACGCATCATCTGTTATGGTTGCAAAAAAGAAAAACAGGATTAAAGTATGGACGCCATTTTTAGGAATGACAAAGACAGAAGTATTGAAAATAGGTTTAGAGCTTGGCGTCCCTTACGAAAAAACATACTCCTGCTACAGGGGAACGGTTCCTCCCTGCGGAGAATGTGCAACATGCAGGCAGAGGGAAGAAGCATTCAGATCGTTAGGATTAGAAGACCCAATAAAAAGTAGAAGGTAG